GGAACGTAGGGGTGGGTGCCCTCAATGACCTTGATGCCGGCCTTGGCCGTTATTTTCTTGATGATCTCCGCTTTGTACGGGCATTGCTCGGCAATGCAAGGAGCGATGTGGATGACGGTCGGTTTTTCGTTCATGGGCGCATTCCAGAGCTTGACCTGCATCAGGCGGGTGACGATGGCCGGAGCCGGGCATCCTCCGCATCCCACCATACCTACGATTTCCGCCTCGACTCCATCGTATATTTCAAACACCCCGGTGCGGCGGTTAAAGGCCACCAGGCATCGCGAACAGCCGATACAGACATCATCCATGGTATTCTTGCAACCGATGATCAAAATTTTTTCCATTCTTCAATCTCCTCGCCGTGATAGTGTTGTAAAACGATACAAAACCCGTTTGACATAGACCCGAATCGAACCACCGGCAAGAGAAGGCGAACTTTGATCAAGAGGGTACTCGGACGACCGAAATTTGGGTATTTTCCTTGCCGATCAG
This is a stretch of genomic DNA from Deltaproteobacteria bacterium. It encodes these proteins:
- a CDS encoding CGGC domain-containing protein, producing MEKILIIGCKNTMDDVCIGCSRCLVAFNRRTGVFEIYDGVEAEIVGMVGCGGCPAPAIVTRLMQVKLWNAPMNEKPTVIHIAPCIAEQCPYKAEIIKKITAKAGIKVIEGTHPYVPSDIFA